Proteins encoded by one window of Pseudonocardia alni:
- a CDS encoding PrpF domain-containing protein has translation MRDISATWMRGGTSKCWVFAADDLRVDGRTADEVLLRLYGSPDPRQIDGVGGATSTTSKAVILSRSTRPGADVDYTFAQVGIADGRVDRTSNCGNCSAVVGPWALRRGWVVPTGDVTEVRVHNTNTGQLIVLEVPTPGGRVVEEGHEHIPGVPTPGVGIRMWFVDPAGRTTGSLLPSGNPADVVHGVPVTLVDAGAPVVVVPAAAVGITGHESPAEIDALPGLLDRLDVLRRAAAVRMGLADTPRDAARAVPKLALVAEGAPGRSDVAVRMLSMGRTHPALAVTGSIALTLATRTAGTVLHDLVATEREDLLIDTPAGVIATVYGCRDGLPAVAVRRTARRIADALLALPEPAPAATVSTAAVHAA, from the coding sequence ATGCGAGACATCTCCGCCACGTGGATGCGCGGTGGGACCAGCAAGTGCTGGGTCTTCGCCGCCGACGACCTCCGGGTCGACGGCCGCACCGCGGACGAGGTGCTGCTCCGGCTCTACGGCAGCCCGGACCCGCGCCAGATCGACGGCGTCGGCGGCGCGACGTCCACCACCAGCAAGGCCGTCATCCTCTCCCGCAGCACCCGCCCCGGCGCGGACGTCGACTACACCTTCGCCCAGGTCGGCATCGCCGACGGCCGGGTGGACCGGACCAGCAACTGCGGGAACTGCTCCGCGGTCGTCGGGCCGTGGGCGCTGCGCCGCGGGTGGGTCGTCCCCACCGGGGACGTCACCGAGGTCCGCGTCCACAACACCAACACCGGCCAGCTGATCGTGCTGGAGGTGCCGACCCCCGGCGGGCGCGTCGTCGAGGAGGGCCACGAGCACATCCCCGGGGTCCCGACCCCCGGCGTCGGCATCCGCATGTGGTTCGTCGACCCGGCCGGTCGCACGACCGGGTCGCTGCTGCCCAGCGGGAACCCGGCCGACGTCGTGCACGGCGTGCCGGTCACCCTCGTCGACGCCGGCGCCCCGGTCGTCGTCGTCCCGGCGGCGGCCGTCGGGATCACCGGGCACGAGTCGCCCGCCGAGATCGACGCGCTGCCGGGCCTGCTGGACCGGCTGGACGTGCTCCGCCGGGCCGCGGCCGTCCGCATGGGCCTGGCCGACACCCCGCGCGACGCCGCCCGCGCCGTCCCCAAGCTGGCGCTGGTCGCCGAGGGCGCGCCGGGCCGGTCCGACGTGGCCGTCCGCATGCTGTCGATGGGGCGCACCCACCCGGCACTCGCCGTGACCGGCAGCATCGCGCTCACCCTTGCGACCCGCACCGCCGGTACCGTCCTGCACGACCTCGTCGCGACGGAGCGGGAGGACCTGCTGATCGACACCCCGGCCGGCGTGATCGCCACCGTGTACGGCTGCCGTGACGGTCTGCCCGCGGTCGCGGTCCGCCGCACCGCGCGCCGGATCGCGGACGCGCTCCTGGCCCTGCCGGAGCCCGCGCCCGCCGCCACCGTCTCGACCGCCGCGGTGCACGCCGCCTGA
- a CDS encoding SLC13 family permease, with amino-acid sequence MSPQLLSILVLAGMFVVATMLPINIGILAFVASFVVGTFALGLDEKEIFEGFPVSLFITVVGVTYLFSVAKLNGTIDLLVDAGIRLVRGRAIQVPWVLFAVAAVLTALGTFTPAAVALLVPVGMNFAFRYRISPLMIGMMVICGAHAGAFSPMAVSGALVFGIVADSGLAVSQAVLFFASLAFNALLGGITYLLLRRRGEESFVERPEPAADELPTGGGGVATMVRTQPRVVTWQQRATLVALVGLVVGALAFHLQIGFLALAAGAVLALMDRDNLGKAIDGISWPTILLVAGMVTYVGVLEHAGTIEWVSEGAVHLGAPLLVALVLCLVVGITSAFASSTAILTAVIPMAIPLLLTGSLPAAGVIAAMAISTTIVDVSPFSTNGALVLANARGVDRTRFYRQVITYTCGIVALGPLAAWAVLVLPGVF; translated from the coding sequence ATGTCTCCGCAACTTCTCTCCATCCTGGTCCTGGCCGGCATGTTCGTCGTCGCGACGATGCTGCCGATCAACATCGGGATCCTCGCCTTCGTCGCCTCGTTCGTGGTCGGGACGTTCGCCCTCGGCCTCGACGAGAAGGAGATCTTCGAGGGCTTCCCGGTCTCGCTGTTCATCACGGTCGTGGGTGTCACGTACCTGTTCTCCGTGGCGAAGCTGAACGGCACCATCGACCTGCTCGTCGACGCCGGGATCCGCCTGGTGCGGGGCCGCGCGATCCAGGTGCCCTGGGTGCTGTTCGCCGTCGCCGCGGTGCTCACCGCACTCGGCACCTTCACCCCGGCCGCCGTCGCGCTGCTCGTCCCGGTCGGCATGAACTTCGCGTTCAGGTACCGCATCAGCCCGCTGATGATCGGCATGATGGTCATCTGCGGCGCGCACGCCGGGGCGTTCTCTCCGATGGCCGTCTCCGGGGCGCTGGTCTTCGGGATCGTCGCCGACTCCGGCCTCGCCGTGTCCCAGGCCGTGCTGTTCTTCGCCAGCCTCGCGTTCAACGCCCTGCTCGGCGGCATCACCTACCTGCTGCTGCGCCGTCGTGGCGAGGAGAGCTTCGTCGAGCGGCCCGAGCCCGCCGCCGACGAGCTCCCCACCGGGGGCGGCGGTGTGGCGACGATGGTCCGCACGCAGCCCCGCGTCGTGACCTGGCAGCAGCGCGCCACGCTCGTCGCGCTGGTCGGCCTCGTCGTCGGCGCCCTGGCCTTCCACCTGCAGATCGGCTTCCTGGCCCTGGCCGCCGGTGCCGTGCTGGCCCTGATGGACCGCGACAACCTCGGCAAGGCGATCGACGGCATCAGCTGGCCGACGATCCTGCTGGTTGCGGGCATGGTCACCTACGTCGGTGTACTGGAGCACGCGGGGACGATCGAGTGGGTCTCCGAGGGTGCCGTGCACCTGGGCGCCCCGCTGCTGGTGGCCCTGGTCCTGTGCCTGGTCGTCGGCATCACCTCGGCTTTCGCGTCCTCGACGGCGATCCTGACCGCGGTGATCCCGATGGCGATCCCGCTGCTGCTGACCGGGTCGCTGCCCGCGGCGGGCGTGATCGCGGCGATGGCCATCTCCACCACGATCGTCGACGTGTCGCCGTTCTCCACCAACGGCGCCCTGGTGCTGGCCAACGCCCGGGGTGTCGACCGCACCCGCTTCTACCGCCAGGTCATCACCTACACCTGCGGAATCGTGGCCCTCGGCCCGCTCGCCGCGTGGGCGGTCCTGGTCCTGCCCGGGGTGTTCTGA
- a CDS encoding SDR family oxidoreductase, protein MTTQSLQGRNVLVAAGGKNLGGLISRQAAEAGANVAIHYNSASSRAEAEETLKAVEAAGREGVLLQGDLTVPAQVEQLFADATGSLGPIDVAVNAVGKVLRKPIVDTTEAEYDAMFDINSKAAYFFIKEAGRSLADNGAIITVVTSLLAAFTDGYSTYAGGKAPVEHFTRAAAKEFADRGISVNNVAPGPMDTPFFYPQETPERVEFHKSMAMGGRLTEIEDIAPIVRFLATEGRWITGQTIFANGGYTTR, encoded by the coding sequence ATGACCACGCAGTCGTTGCAGGGCCGGAACGTGCTCGTCGCCGCGGGCGGCAAGAACCTCGGTGGCCTCATCAGCCGCCAGGCCGCCGAGGCGGGGGCGAACGTCGCGATCCACTACAACTCCGCGTCCTCGCGCGCCGAGGCCGAGGAGACGCTGAAGGCGGTCGAGGCGGCGGGTCGCGAAGGGGTGCTCCTGCAGGGCGACCTGACCGTCCCGGCGCAGGTCGAGCAGCTCTTCGCCGACGCGACGGGGTCGCTCGGGCCGATCGACGTCGCCGTCAACGCCGTCGGCAAGGTGCTCCGCAAGCCGATCGTGGACACCACGGAGGCCGAGTACGACGCGATGTTCGACATCAACTCCAAGGCCGCGTACTTCTTCATCAAGGAGGCGGGCCGCAGTCTCGCCGACAACGGCGCGATCATCACCGTCGTCACGTCGTTGCTGGCGGCCTTCACCGACGGCTACTCCACCTACGCCGGCGGCAAGGCCCCGGTCGAGCACTTCACCCGTGCGGCCGCCAAGGAGTTCGCGGACCGCGGCATCTCGGTGAACAACGTCGCTCCCGGCCCGATGGACACGCCGTTCTTCTACCCGCAGGAGACTCCGGAGCGGGTCGAGTTCCACAAGTCGATGGCCATGGGCGGGCGGCTCACCGAGATCGAGGACATCGCGCCGATCGTGCGCTTCCTCGCGACCGAGGGGCGCTGGATCACCGGCCAGACGATCTTCGCCAACGGCGGCTACACCACGCGCTGA
- a CDS encoding alanine racemase, with product MHVDDLTTPALLVDAAALEANLADMAALLPGPRLRPHVKAHKTTELARRQAAHGHTGFTCATVREVEGMAAAGLGADLLLANEVLDARRLGAVVGSGARVTVAIDSEQTLRAAVDGGVREVLIDVNVGLPRCGIAPARAGALADAARAAGLVVRGVMGYEGHLQMLDDAAERARLTTECTDRLLAAHADVGGEVVSGGGTGTHAMNTACTEIQAGSYALMDTAYTAAGLPFRQALTVLSTVVSTTAPDGDMPGWAVADAGLKAFGMDHGNPTVPGGNVWFCSDEHLVFAADAPPRTGDRVRVVPAHVDPTVALHERMHLVDGDEVLETWAVDLRGW from the coding sequence GTGCACGTCGACGACCTGACCACACCCGCGCTGCTCGTCGACGCCGCCGCGCTGGAGGCGAACCTCGCCGACATGGCCGCGCTGCTGCCCGGCCCGCGGCTGCGCCCGCACGTCAAGGCGCACAAGACGACCGAGCTGGCCCGGCGGCAGGCCGCCCACGGCCACACCGGGTTCACCTGCGCCACCGTGCGGGAGGTGGAGGGCATGGCGGCGGCCGGGCTGGGCGCGGACCTTCTGCTCGCCAACGAGGTGCTCGACGCCCGCCGGCTCGGCGCCGTCGTCGGGTCGGGCGCGCGGGTCACCGTCGCGATCGACTCGGAGCAGACGTTGCGGGCCGCCGTGGACGGCGGCGTCCGCGAGGTGCTCATCGACGTCAACGTCGGCCTGCCCCGCTGCGGCATCGCGCCCGCGCGGGCCGGGGCGCTCGCCGACGCCGCCCGCGCAGCCGGGCTCGTCGTGCGCGGCGTGATGGGCTACGAGGGCCACCTGCAGATGCTCGACGACGCAGCCGAACGCGCCCGGCTCACCACCGAGTGCACCGACCGGCTGCTGGCCGCGCACGCCGACGTCGGCGGCGAGGTGGTCTCCGGCGGCGGCACCGGCACGCACGCGATGAACACCGCCTGCACCGAGATCCAGGCCGGGTCCTACGCCCTGATGGACACCGCCTACACCGCCGCCGGGCTGCCGTTCCGCCAGGCGCTGACGGTGCTGTCCACCGTGGTCTCGACGACCGCACCCGACGGCGACATGCCCGGCTGGGCGGTCGCCGACGCGGGCCTCAAGGCGTTCGGCATGGACCACGGCAACCCCACGGTGCCCGGTGGGAACGTGTGGTTCTGCTCCGACGAGCACCTGGTGTTCGCCGCCGACGCCCCGCCGCGCACCGGTGACCGGGTGCGGGTCGTGCCGGCGCACGTCGACCCGACCGTCGCGCTGCACGAGCGGATGCACCTCGTCGACGGCGACGAGGTGCTGGAGACCTGGGCGGTCGACCTGCGCGGCTGGTGA
- a CDS encoding TetR/AcrR family transcriptional regulator produces MADQPAEVGTRDRLLRAAADLIAASPGETVPLRAICDAAGVRLPTLYHFFGSKEGLLDAVVEHGFEQYLSAKRAQESSGDPIQDIRDGWDAHVEFGLANPGFYALMYGQVTPGRRPSAQDGTAAALLGLTREADRRGRLTVRPERAAAHVLAANVGVTLRQIITARPDPGLSADMREATLAAITGGHAEHAPGGPGVGDAAAALLALPDDNDVLGAPETVLLKKWLAELARRG; encoded by the coding sequence GTGGCAGATCAACCGGCCGAGGTCGGGACCCGGGACCGGCTCCTGCGTGCGGCCGCCGACCTCATCGCGGCGTCGCCGGGGGAGACCGTCCCGCTGCGGGCCATCTGCGACGCCGCCGGCGTCCGCCTCCCCACGCTGTACCACTTCTTCGGTAGCAAGGAGGGCCTGCTCGACGCCGTGGTCGAGCACGGGTTCGAGCAGTACCTGTCCGCGAAGCGGGCCCAGGAGTCCAGCGGTGACCCGATCCAGGACATCCGCGACGGGTGGGACGCCCACGTCGAGTTCGGCCTCGCCAACCCGGGCTTCTACGCCCTGATGTACGGGCAGGTCACCCCCGGGCGGCGGCCGTCCGCCCAGGACGGAACCGCCGCCGCCCTGCTCGGCCTGACCCGGGAGGCCGACCGCCGGGGCCGGCTCACCGTGCGCCCGGAACGCGCCGCGGCCCACGTCCTCGCCGCCAACGTCGGCGTCACCCTGCGGCAGATCATCACCGCGCGCCCGGACCCCGGGCTGTCGGCCGACATGCGCGAGGCCACCCTCGCCGCGATCACCGGTGGGCATGCGGAGCACGCACCCGGCGGGCCGGGGGTCGGCGACGCCGCGGCCGCCCTGCTCGCGCTGCCCGACGACAACGACGTCCTCGGGGCGCCGGAGACGGTGCTGCTCAAGAAGTGGCTGGCCGAGCTCGCGCGACGGGGGTGA
- a CDS encoding LysR family transcriptional regulator has protein sequence MLDVRRLALLAAVLDSGSMTAAAEQLGYSPSAVSQQLRRLEKEAGQPLLQRQARGVLPTEAGAVLAGHARHVLRRLEAAEADLAELAGLRRGTLAIGTFPTIASALMPRVVSRFRRQYPDIRLDVRSARHDELIAMLESGRVGISLLWDYAWDRVDPGQFSLTPLLDDPTVLVVADDHRLARRRSVTMPELADEDWIVRAHDHPVAEVLERSCRAAGFSPRIAFEANDYQEAQAMVSVGVGVALAPRTAVSAPRPDVRVLGLGREAPSRRVLLAHRPDRLRAPAELAMHQMLVDVAREYQTQP, from the coding sequence GTGCTCGACGTCCGACGGCTCGCGCTGCTCGCCGCGGTGCTCGACTCCGGCTCCATGACCGCGGCCGCCGAACAGCTCGGCTACTCACCGTCGGCGGTGTCGCAGCAGCTGCGCCGCCTGGAGAAGGAGGCCGGCCAGCCGCTGCTGCAGCGCCAGGCCCGCGGGGTGCTCCCCACCGAGGCCGGCGCGGTGCTCGCCGGGCACGCCCGGCACGTGCTGCGCCGCCTCGAGGCCGCCGAGGCGGACCTCGCCGAGCTGGCCGGGCTGCGCCGCGGGACGCTCGCGATCGGTACGTTCCCGACGATCGCGAGCGCGCTGATGCCGCGGGTCGTCAGCCGCTTCCGCCGCCAGTACCCCGACATCCGGCTCGACGTCCGCAGCGCCCGCCACGACGAGCTCATCGCGATGCTGGAGAGCGGCCGGGTCGGGATCTCGCTGCTCTGGGACTACGCCTGGGACCGGGTCGACCCGGGGCAGTTCTCGCTCACCCCGCTGCTCGACGACCCGACCGTCCTCGTCGTCGCCGACGACCACCGCCTCGCCCGCCGCCGCAGCGTCACCATGCCCGAGCTTGCCGACGAGGACTGGATCGTCCGCGCGCACGACCACCCGGTGGCCGAGGTGCTGGAACGCAGCTGCCGGGCCGCCGGGTTCTCACCGCGCATCGCCTTCGAGGCGAACGACTACCAGGAGGCGCAGGCGATGGTCAGCGTCGGCGTCGGAGTGGCGCTGGCCCCGCGGACGGCGGTCAGTGCACCCCGCCCCGACGTGCGGGTGCTCGGCCTCGGACGGGAGGCGCCGTCGCGGCGGGTGCTGCTGGCGCACCGGCCGGACCGGCTGCGGGCGCCGGCGGAGCTGGCGATGCACCAGATGCTGGTCGACGTCGCGCGGGAGTACCAGACGCAGCCGTGA
- a CDS encoding LLM class flavin-dependent oxidoreductase produces the protein MRLGYLTHVTGDDPSRAYRETIRLAERAEELGYDSFWVAQHHDGHLGGRLPSPLVLLAAVAERTRLIRLGTAVVALPLEDPRRLAEDAGVLDALSGGRLELGIGAGADPDAARRFGRHHDDRHRDTVAALDVLLEMLPPALAAQRVWWATATPSSVDAAAARGVGVLSGRPPSSDGDVVSELARYWTYARGVPRVALSRPLPAGHSTGRIIDDLLADPALPWAGEIVVQAQPSTVRADVHDEVMERAARFVRPFLGVAGPAHGPSVVEEVDTDEPTPAMRPRPVVRPHR, from the coding sequence ATGCGGCTCGGTTACCTCACGCACGTCACCGGTGACGATCCGTCACGCGCCTACCGCGAGACGATCCGGTTGGCGGAGCGGGCCGAGGAGCTCGGGTACGACTCGTTCTGGGTGGCCCAGCACCACGACGGGCATCTCGGTGGGCGGCTGCCGTCGCCGCTGGTCCTGCTGGCCGCGGTCGCCGAACGCACCCGGCTGATCCGACTGGGGACGGCCGTCGTCGCGTTGCCGCTGGAGGACCCGCGCCGGCTCGCCGAGGACGCCGGCGTGCTGGACGCGCTCTCCGGCGGGCGCCTGGAGCTCGGCATCGGCGCGGGTGCCGACCCCGACGCGGCGCGACGCTTCGGGCGTCACCACGACGACCGGCACCGTGACACCGTCGCCGCGCTGGACGTCCTGCTGGAGATGCTGCCGCCCGCGCTCGCCGCGCAACGGGTGTGGTGGGCGACGGCGACGCCGTCGTCCGTGGACGCCGCCGCGGCCCGCGGGGTGGGTGTGCTGTCGGGCAGGCCGCCGTCGTCGGACGGCGACGTCGTGTCCGAGCTGGCCCGGTACTGGACCTACGCCCGCGGGGTCCCGCGCGTCGCGCTGTCCCGGCCGCTGCCGGCGGGCCACTCGACCGGCCGGATCATCGACGACCTGCTGGCCGACCCCGCCCTGCCGTGGGCGGGCGAGATCGTCGTGCAGGCTCAGCCGTCGACCGTGCGCGCCGACGTGCACGACGAGGTGATGGAGCGGGCCGCGCGCTTCGTGCGGCCGTTCCTCGGGGTGGCGGGGCCGGCGCACGGGCCCTCGGTCGTCGAGGAGGTCGACACCGACGAGCCCACGCCCGCGATGCGACCGCGGCCGGTGGTGCGGCCGCACCGGTAG
- a CDS encoding D-arabinono-1,4-lactone oxidase yields MTDRWRNWAGNQRTRPIRTVHARDADDVVRAVRDAARRDLRIRPLGSGHSFTGIGVPDGVALTVPADPAAIRLDGGLVTVPAGITLHTLNRWLWAHGRALPNLGDIEAQTVAGAISTGTHGTGAGYLGIADGVRGLRLVDGLGELHELGPAAHPDLFDLARVGLGALGVLVEVTLATVPAFHLHARESARPLAEVLDGLDDLAAGHDHVEFYWFPHTTTAVLKTNDRTERRSPGRGRVAALVDDEVLGNGAFGLVQRVAALAPPLVPRLNRVMAGQMAAGEYVAPSYAVFCSPRHVRFLEMEYAVPRAALSEAFDGLRAAAARHAHDVAFPVEVRILRGDDIALSTAYGRDTAYLAVHVHSGRPHEAYFGAVESVLSALDGRPHWGKLHTRTADQLRPRYPRFDAFVAARDRLDPAGRFRNPYLDRVLGVPCTSTT; encoded by the coding sequence GTGACGGACCGGTGGCGCAACTGGGCGGGCAACCAGCGCACCCGTCCGATCAGGACGGTCCACGCCCGCGACGCCGACGACGTCGTCCGGGCGGTGCGCGACGCCGCCAGGAGGGACCTGCGGATCCGCCCGCTCGGCAGCGGCCACTCCTTCACCGGCATCGGCGTGCCCGACGGCGTCGCCCTCACCGTCCCCGCCGACCCCGCCGCGATCCGGCTCGACGGCGGGCTCGTCACCGTCCCGGCCGGGATCACCCTGCACACGCTGAACCGGTGGCTGTGGGCCCACGGCCGCGCCCTGCCCAACCTCGGCGACATCGAGGCCCAGACCGTCGCCGGCGCGATCTCCACCGGCACCCACGGCACCGGCGCCGGGTACCTCGGCATCGCCGACGGGGTGCGCGGGCTGCGCCTGGTCGACGGGCTCGGGGAGCTCCACGAGCTGGGCCCGGCCGCCCACCCCGACCTGTTCGACCTGGCGCGGGTGGGGCTCGGGGCGCTCGGTGTCCTGGTCGAGGTGACGCTGGCGACCGTGCCCGCGTTCCACCTGCACGCCCGCGAGTCCGCGCGCCCGCTCGCCGAGGTCCTCGACGGCCTCGACGACCTCGCCGCCGGCCACGACCACGTCGAGTTCTACTGGTTCCCGCACACCACGACCGCGGTGCTCAAGACGAACGACCGGACGGAACGGCGCTCGCCCGGGCGCGGCCGGGTCGCCGCGCTGGTCGACGACGAGGTGCTCGGCAACGGCGCGTTCGGGCTCGTCCAGCGCGTCGCCGCGCTCGCCCCACCGCTGGTCCCGCGGCTCAACCGGGTCATGGCCGGGCAGATGGCCGCCGGGGAGTACGTGGCCCCGTCGTACGCGGTGTTCTGCAGCCCGCGCCATGTCCGGTTCCTGGAGATGGAGTACGCCGTGCCGCGGGCCGCGCTGTCCGAGGCGTTCGACGGGCTGCGGGCCGCCGCCGCGCGGCACGCCCACGACGTCGCGTTCCCGGTCGAGGTGCGGATCCTGCGCGGCGACGACATCGCGCTGTCCACCGCGTACGGACGGGACACCGCCTACCTCGCCGTGCACGTCCACTCGGGACGCCCGCACGAGGCGTACTTCGGCGCCGTCGAGTCGGTGCTGTCCGCACTGGACGGACGGCCGCACTGGGGCAAGCTGCACACCCGCACCGCGGATCAGCTGCGGCCCCGCTACCCGCGGTTCGACGCGTTCGTCGCCGCACGTGACCGGCTCGACCCGGCGGGCCGGTTCCGCAACCCCTACCTCGACCGGGTCCTGGGAGTGCCGTGCACGTCGACGACCTGA
- a CDS encoding metal-dependent hydrolase has protein sequence MGRTHALSGAVLGLAVCSAVPPPPVLVPVVVVVCALAAFAPDLDHPSSVAARSLPPVTWLLCRAIRWLSRVTTGVSHRGLSHSPVFAAAVGLLAWWGTGFLLSGETAVWTGVAAGAGCWVGAIGDELTSNGNRFAFWPLEGIRWPRALRFRTGGTGEHVVVGLLAVTGVALITGTWAF, from the coding sequence ATGGGGCGTACGCACGCGTTGTCGGGCGCGGTGCTGGGGCTCGCGGTCTGTTCGGCGGTCCCGCCGCCCCCGGTACTGGTGCCGGTGGTCGTGGTGGTGTGCGCGCTGGCGGCCTTCGCGCCCGACCTCGACCACCCGTCGAGCGTCGCCGCGCGGTCGCTGCCACCGGTCACCTGGCTCCTGTGCCGGGCGATCCGGTGGCTGTCCCGGGTGACGACCGGGGTCTCGCACCGTGGCCTGTCGCACTCGCCGGTCTTCGCGGCCGCGGTCGGGCTGCTGGCGTGGTGGGGGACCGGTTTCCTGCTGTCCGGGGAGACGGCGGTCTGGACCGGTGTCGCGGCCGGCGCGGGCTGCTGGGTCGGGGCGATCGGCGACGAGCTGACCTCGAACGGCAACCGGTTCGCCTTCTGGCCGCTGGAGGGGATCCGCTGGCCGCGGGCGCTGCGGTTCCGCACGGGTGGGACGGGGGAGCACGTCGTCGTCGGGCTGCTGGCGGTCACGGGGGTCGCGCTGATCACCGGCACCTGGGCGTTCTGA